One region of Spirochaetota bacterium genomic DNA includes:
- a CDS encoding helicase-associated domain-containing protein, whose product MKKISDAARSLTGEDANKLAELLRIEALPKDAGREAAGSILTHVGFHLLLGSLSREELQVLNMALSDENGITYGDIDKTLKMEGAAIEKISASLSGKLLVYVLKNRQRLHNKLDKIYIYPEIRAMLHPFDERFIKEYVDGVRAALNRPGEPGGTGLAPRRHRGAASILRTLFENGGFLELDELLASDSRGQIEEGLNFLAVNDMVALRHRLEDPFATYLFITPGLYPALAAERSNAAPGGRVVSNGYYFLLNMLTVFDVVSSSGLFITRQREFRKIDWKRLSDALLAIYERSGDPLPPDELLRLCLYVFHRLKCVRIKRDAVVISLSGLEKEVDAPLRLLVRIMRSPLDEEIDDHLFAPPFQMPRPETFSRLCDIVLHHGGENESSLFARFVMRSLSASDPQAPDGLTRARTEAVRQYHAGIRMLSLFGITETKGDSVLLSDIGTEAAARLSKARRTAVERQENDARSVYINPDFTLIIPRREVPAEALYLLAAHSDIVKDDLMLHTRISRNSVVRADKRGMSHLEFIAALEKYARNGIPQNLGFLLNEWSAQTVRIRITDVTLLHCSHPGVIDEMLLGANNGIIERLAPHYAIIDRKSLDHIVRAAQKKDAVITLFEDGDEAD is encoded by the coding sequence ATGAAAAAAATCAGCGATGCCGCCAGAAGCCTCACCGGAGAAGATGCGAATAAACTCGCAGAGCTGCTGAGAATAGAGGCCCTTCCAAAGGACGCCGGCCGGGAGGCCGCGGGCTCTATTCTTACGCACGTCGGTTTTCACCTGCTCCTGGGCAGCCTTTCCAGAGAGGAGCTCCAGGTGCTTAACATGGCGCTTTCGGACGAAAACGGCATCACGTACGGCGATATCGACAAAACCCTCAAGATGGAAGGCGCCGCGATCGAGAAGATTTCGGCTTCGCTGTCGGGGAAGCTTCTGGTTTATGTGCTTAAAAACCGTCAGCGCCTGCACAACAAGCTCGATAAAATCTACATCTATCCCGAGATACGGGCCATGCTCCATCCGTTCGACGAGCGGTTCATTAAGGAATATGTTGACGGTGTCCGCGCCGCCCTCAATCGCCCCGGAGAACCGGGCGGAACCGGGCTCGCCCCCCGCCGGCATCGAGGTGCGGCGAGCATTCTCCGCACCCTCTTTGAAAACGGCGGGTTTTTGGAGCTTGACGAACTGCTCGCGTCCGACTCCCGCGGGCAGATAGAGGAAGGACTCAATTTCCTGGCGGTGAACGACATGGTGGCGCTGCGGCACCGACTTGAAGACCCGTTCGCGACCTACCTGTTCATCACCCCGGGTCTTTATCCGGCGTTGGCGGCGGAAAGATCAAACGCGGCCCCCGGAGGCCGCGTGGTTTCAAACGGCTATTACTTTCTCCTCAATATGCTCACCGTGTTCGATGTCGTCTCCTCGAGCGGCCTCTTCATCACACGCCAGCGCGAGTTCCGAAAGATCGACTGGAAGCGGCTTTCCGATGCCCTGCTCGCCATCTACGAGCGATCGGGCGATCCCCTTCCCCCCGATGAGCTCCTGCGCCTCTGCCTGTACGTTTTTCATCGCCTGAAATGCGTCCGTATCAAGCGCGACGCGGTGGTGATATCGCTTTCCGGCCTCGAAAAAGAGGTCGACGCTCCGCTTCGTCTGCTGGTGCGCATCATGAGGAGCCCGCTGGACGAAGAGATCGATGACCATCTCTTCGCTCCGCCGTTTCAAATGCCGCGGCCCGAAACGTTCTCGCGGCTTTGCGATATCGTACTGCACCATGGAGGCGAAAACGAAAGCTCCCTTTTCGCCAGGTTTGTCATGCGTTCGCTTTCGGCGTCCGACCCGCAGGCCCCCGACGGTCTGACCCGCGCGCGGACGGAGGCGGTCCGGCAATATCACGCCGGCATAAGAATGCTCAGCCTGTTCGGGATTACCGAAACGAAGGGGGACTCGGTACTGCTTTCGGACATCGGCACGGAGGCCGCCGCCAGGCTTTCAAAGGCCAGGCGCACGGCGGTCGAGCGGCAGGAAAACGATGCGCGCAGTGTGTACATCAATCCGGACTTCACGCTCATCATCCCCCGGCGCGAAGTCCCCGCCGAGGCCCTTTACCTGCTCGCCGCCCATTCGGACATAGTAAAGGACGATCTGATGCTTCACACGCGCATCAGCAGGAACTCGGTGGTGAGGGCGGACAAACGCGGGATGTCACACCTGGAGTTTATCGCGGCGCTTGAGAAATACGCGCGCAACGGCATACCGCAAAACCTCGGATTTCTCCTGAACGAGTGGTCGGCGCAGACCGTCCGCATCCGGATCACCGATGTCACGCTTTTGCACTGCAGCCATCCCGGCGTGATAGACGAGATGCTCCTCGGGGCGAACAACGGGATCATCGAGCGGCTCGCCCCCCATTACGCGATAATCGACAGGAAGAGCCTGGACCATATAGTGCGCGCCGCGCAGAAAAAGGACGCGGTGATCACCCTCTTCGAAGACGGCGACGAGGCCGATTAG
- the lepB gene encoding signal peptidase I, whose protein sequence is MLQFLRFDGSLVSEGEYPVVSGAEAWRFFSRRTLYAFLLAYSTVFLAAAIPFDGVFFFGGLISGAIIIRLINNILKYNSFKRGRIVVDKDGFEIFHSSGSVRVKAQDVTYCEVNVFGNLIVREKYMTTSFPLALLKKEDRQALLAQLQDMSPRRTELFKKVYDFFDAVLVAFILAMHIRQFIIQAYYIPTGSMEDTLLVGDHLLVEKITYGPAIPRMIGMEKPLHLDFLGIREVRRGDIIIFRPPGEDEKDFIKRCIAVEGDEYHIADGSVWINGKRVEEAYIKGLTSYRGFGDRKIEGVVPKGSVIAMGDNRENSFDSRGFGYLPVERIKGRALMLYWNTAHIKNLDFSRLGLIR, encoded by the coding sequence ATGCTACAATTTTTGAGGTTTGACGGTTCGCTCGTTTCCGAGGGCGAATACCCGGTCGTTTCCGGCGCCGAGGCTTGGCGCTTTTTTTCAAGACGGACGCTTTACGCGTTCCTGCTCGCCTATTCCACCGTTTTCCTGGCCGCGGCCATTCCCTTCGACGGAGTGTTTTTCTTCGGCGGGCTCATTTCGGGCGCGATCATTATACGTCTGATCAACAACATCCTCAAGTACAATAGTTTCAAAAGAGGCAGAATCGTCGTCGACAAGGATGGATTCGAGATATTCCACTCATCGGGCAGCGTGCGCGTCAAGGCACAGGACGTTACCTACTGCGAGGTGAACGTCTTCGGAAACCTCATTGTGCGCGAGAAGTACATGACGACGTCGTTTCCGCTGGCCCTCCTGAAAAAGGAGGACCGGCAGGCGCTGCTCGCGCAGCTGCAAGACATGTCGCCGCGAAGGACCGAGCTTTTCAAAAAGGTATATGATTTTTTCGACGCGGTGCTCGTCGCGTTCATCCTCGCGATGCACATACGCCAGTTCATCATTCAGGCATATTATATACCCACCGGCTCGATGGAGGATACCCTGCTGGTGGGAGACCACCTGCTGGTGGAGAAAATCACCTACGGCCCGGCCATCCCCCGGATGATCGGAATGGAAAAACCCCTGCACCTGGATTTTCTCGGCATCCGGGAGGTGCGGCGCGGCGACATCATCATCTTCAGGCCCCCCGGCGAGGACGAAAAGGACTTCATCAAACGGTGCATCGCCGTGGAGGGTGACGAATACCATATCGCGGACGGATCGGTCTGGATAAACGGCAAGCGCGTGGAGGAGGCGTATATAAAAGGCCTTACGAGCTATCGTGGATTCGGGGACCGAAAGATCGAAGGGGTGGTTCCGAAGGGCTCGGTCATCGCGATGGGCGATAACCGGGAGAACTCCTTCGACAGCCGGGGATTCGGCTATCTCCCCGTGGAGAGAATCAAGGGGCGGGCCCTTATGCTTTACTGGAACACCGCGCACATAAAGAACCTTGATTTTTCCCGCCTTGGCCTGATACGCTGA
- a CDS encoding penicillin-binding transpeptidase domain-containing protein, which translates to MNIPIFSRRVMFTGVLVLGTALFLVYRLVSLHFSDSLHVPSDADREVHRGAVFDRTGSLLAVSVERRSLFANPSEIKDPEAVAGAVAPLIGMPRSMVLDRLRREKRFVWLRRKLDDGVADRIASLGIRGLHLKNEYHRVYPHGTLASNIVGFAGLDNTGLEGIEYKYDDVLTGRKGPARTSPDADYVKGYNVRLTIDRVVQYTAEREIERGVRESQAAQGAAVVMEVKTGRLLAVAKYPLVDPNSYREFSGNAMKNFAVVDSFEPGSTLKVIAAAALLETHPGVLKETFRCEGKIEVADAVIKCTAVHGDLTLDGIIKHSCNAGIVQAAKRLKRENLHSTLSRFGFGRETGVEMPGESPGLLRGAGDWSGLSRYSLSIGQELSVTSIQMVAAFGAIANGGVYMAPTVIESIESDEGAVLQAFYPKSRGRVIRQDVSARLLGMMKGVVEGGTATRARMAYYEAAGKTGTAQKSMKRGGYHPGKYMASFVGIAPLYDPDVCILILLDEAPESVSGGAAASPVFARIAGRILPYRGVKKGHVASGDPLKGAPRTTALHRGLMPDFRGMRLGEATRTLAVIRKEAMVEYSLVGRGVVRRQSPEPGSPVGHHRKIILYFEEQ; encoded by the coding sequence ATGAACATCCCCATCTTCTCGCGGCGTGTCATGTTCACCGGCGTACTGGTCCTCGGTACGGCCCTTTTCCTCGTCTATCGCCTTGTTTCACTGCATTTTTCCGATTCATTACATGTTCCTTCCGACGCCGACAGGGAGGTCCACCGCGGCGCCGTGTTTGACAGGACGGGCAGTCTCCTGGCCGTCAGCGTCGAACGCCGGTCGCTCTTCGCGAACCCTTCCGAAATCAAGGACCCCGAGGCCGTCGCCGGCGCGGTCGCACCGCTCATAGGGATGCCGCGATCCATGGTGCTTGACCGCCTGAGGCGCGAAAAGCGTTTCGTCTGGCTGCGGAGAAAGCTCGATGACGGCGTCGCCGATCGCATCGCGTCGCTGGGGATCAGGGGGCTGCACTTGAAAAACGAATACCACCGGGTGTATCCGCACGGAACGCTGGCCTCCAACATCGTCGGTTTCGCGGGGCTGGACAACACCGGACTCGAAGGCATCGAATACAAATACGACGACGTGCTGACGGGAAGGAAGGGACCGGCACGGACATCGCCGGACGCGGATTATGTAAAGGGATACAACGTGCGCCTCACAATCGACCGGGTGGTGCAGTACACCGCCGAGCGCGAGATCGAGCGCGGCGTCCGCGAGAGCCAAGCGGCACAGGGAGCGGCCGTGGTGATGGAGGTAAAGACCGGAAGGCTCCTCGCCGTGGCCAAGTACCCTCTGGTAGATCCAAACTCATACCGGGAATTTTCCGGGAATGCCATGAAAAATTTCGCCGTGGTCGATTCATTCGAGCCGGGGTCGACGCTGAAGGTCATCGCGGCGGCGGCGCTGCTCGAGACGCATCCCGGGGTGCTCAAGGAGACCTTCCGCTGCGAAGGGAAAATAGAGGTCGCGGACGCCGTGATAAAATGCACGGCGGTGCACGGCGACCTCACGCTCGACGGCATCATCAAACATTCGTGCAACGCGGGGATCGTACAGGCCGCGAAACGACTCAAACGCGAAAACCTCCACTCCACGCTCTCTCGATTCGGTTTCGGCAGGGAGACCGGGGTGGAGATGCCCGGCGAGTCTCCGGGGCTGCTCCGCGGCGCGGGCGACTGGTCGGGGCTCTCCCGTTATTCGCTTTCAATCGGTCAGGAGCTATCGGTGACCTCGATCCAGATGGTGGCGGCCTTCGGCGCGATTGCCAACGGCGGCGTGTACATGGCCCCCACGGTAATCGAGTCAATCGAGTCCGACGAAGGGGCAGTGCTGCAGGCTTTCTATCCGAAGAGCCGGGGGCGTGTAATAAGGCAGGACGTCTCCGCGCGGCTTCTGGGCATGATGAAAGGGGTGGTGGAGGGCGGTACGGCGACCAGGGCGCGGATGGCGTATTACGAAGCCGCCGGCAAAACCGGAACCGCCCAGAAATCCATGAAACGGGGCGGTTACCACCCCGGCAAGTACATGGCGTCGTTCGTGGGGATCGCGCCGCTGTACGATCCGGACGTGTGCATACTCATTCTGCTGGATGAGGCCCCGGAGAGCGTTTCGGGCGGCGCCGCGGCCTCGCCGGTGTTCGCGCGAATCGCCGGGCGGATTCTGCCATACAGGGGCGTAAAAAAGGGACATGTCGCCTCGGGTGATCCGCTGAAAGGTGCGCCGCGAACGACGGCACTGCATCGGGGACTTATGCCGGATTTTCGAGGGATGCGGCTCGGCGAGGCGACCCGGACGCTTGCGGTTATACGGAAGGAGGCGATGGTCGAGTATTCGCTGGTTGGCAGGGGTGTCGTCCGCCGCCAGTCACCCGAACCGGGAAGCCCGGTCGGCCATCATCGCAAGATCATACTGTATTTCGAAGAACAATGA